From the Salana multivorans genome, the window CCATCGCGAGGTAGAGCATCTCCTCGGCGGGGCGCGCGAGCCGGTGGATCTCGTCGATGAAGAGGACGTCGTTCTCCTGCAGGCCCGACAGGATCGCGGCCAGGTCGCCCGCGTGCCCGATCGCCGGCCCCGACGTGAGCCGCAGGCTCGCCCCGACCTCGCTGGCGACGATCATCGCGAGCGTCGTCTTGCCGAGGCCGGGTGGACCCGCGAGCAGCACGTGGTCCGGCGGGCGGTGCCGGGCGACCGCGGCCTCCAGCACGAGCGAGAGCTGGTCCCGCACGACCGGCTGGCCGACGAACTCGGCGAGCCGGCGCGGGCGCAGGGCCGCCTCGGCCGCGCGCTCCAGCTCCGACGCCTCCGCCGCGAGCAGGGTCTCCTCGTCGAACGTCATCGGCTCAGCGCCCGTCCGTCGCGAGCGAGCGCAGGGCCGCGCGCAGGATCTCGCCCGCGTCCGTCGCCGGGGCGTCGCCGGCCTCGAGCACGCCGGCCACCGCGTCGGCGGCGACCTTGGCGTTCCAGCCGAGCCCCTGGAGCGCGACGACGACGTCCTCGGCCACCGCGCTCGGTGCCGTCACCGCCGTCGCCGTGCCGCCGACCCCGCCGCCACCCGTGGGGGCGCCGAGCCGGCCACCGAGCTCCAGCACGATCCGGCTGGCGCCCTTGCGACCGATCCCTGGGACGCGCTCGAGCGCCTTGAGGTCCTCCGTCGCGACGGCCTGGCGCAGCGCGTCCGGCGGGTGGACGGCGAGCATCGCGAGCGCGAGCCGGGGCCCGACGCCGCTGACGGTCTGCAGGATCTCGAACGTGTCCCGCTCGTCGACCTCGAGGAAGCCGAACAGCGTGAGCGAGTCCTCCCGCACGACGAGCGTGGTGTGCAGCTCGGCCTCGTTCCCGTGCCGCAGACCGGCGAGCGTGTTCGGCGTCGCGTGGACGCGCATGCCGACACCGGAGACGACGAGAACCGCGTGGTCCAGCCCGATGGCTGCGACCTCTCCGCGGACCAGGGCGATCATGCTTCCTCCCGCCGGGTGCGGACACCCTCAGCGAACACGTGTACGAAAGAAGCCTACCGGCCGACGGTGCGCTGAGCTGCGACGACGCGCCGCCCGGCGCGGCGGGCGCTCGCCTCGGCCCGCAGCCAGCGCTGCTGCGCCGACGTCGGCTCCCCGGTGGCGCCGGGCGAGCTGGCCGAGGCGACTCCGCCGGGCGCGGCGGCCCCGCCGGGCGCACCGGCGAGTGCAGCGACCGGGACGGGGCCGCCGCGCCACGCGTGGCAGATCGCGAGCGCGAGGGCGTCGGCCGCGTCGGCCGGGCGCGGCGGGGCGTCGAGCCCGAGCACCCGCGTCACCATCGTCGTGACCTGCTCCTTGCCCGCGCGGCCGTTCCCCGTGACGGCGGCCTTGACCTCGCTCGGGGTGTGCAGCGCGACGGGGATGCCGCGCCGGTGGGCGGCGACCATGGCGAGACCGGCTACCTGCGCCGTGGCCGTCACGGTCGAGACGTTCGACTGCGCGAACACCCGCTCGACCGCGACCGCGTCCGGAGCGAGCCGGTCCAGCCAGGTGTCGAGCGCGTCGGCGACGGCCACGAGGCGGGCCTCCAGCGGCAGGTCCGGCGAGGTGGTGACGACGCCGACGTCGACGATCCGGACGGTCCGCCCGGTCGCCGTCACGGCGCCGAGGCCGCACCGGGTGAGACCGGGGTCGACGCCGAGCACGGTCCGCCCGCGCGCCGCCGCGGCCCCGGTGTGGGGACGCAGCTCGAGCGGCGCGGGACGGTCGGAGCGCTGGGTCACGCCGTCAGCCTGCCTCCTCCGTCGCACTCGGCCGGGTTCCGACACGCGCCGGCGCGTCGCGCTCCCCCGGTGCGGGCACGTCGGTCCGCCGCGTCAGTCCTCCGCGTCGAGCGCGGCGAGGACCTCGTCGGAGGCGTCGAAGTTCGCGTAGACGTTCTGCACGTCGTCGGAGTCCTCGAGGGCCTCGATGAGCCGGAGCACCCTCCGGGCGCCCTCGACGTCGACCTCGATCGACACCGACGGGCGGAACTCCGCCTCGGCCGAGTCGTAGTCGAGGCCCGCGTCCTGGACGGCCTTGCGCACGGCGACGAAGTCGCTCGCCGGCGAGATGACCTCGAACGCCTCGCCGAGGTCGTTGACCTCCTCGGCGCCCGCGTCGAGGACGGCCAGCAGCACGTCGTCCTCCGTCAGGCCCTCCGACTTGGGCACGATGACGACGCCCTGGCGGGAGAACATGTACGCGACGCTGCCCGGGTCGGCCATCGAGCCGCCGTTGCGCGTGAACGCGACCCGCACGTCCGCCGCGGCCCGGTTGCGGTTGTCGGTGAGGCACTCGACGAGGAGCGCGACGCCGCCGGGCGCGTAGCCCTCGTACATGATCGTCTCGTAGTCGACCCCGCCGCCGTCGGCGCCCGAGCCGCGCTTGACCGCGCGGTCGATGTTCTCGTTCGGGACGGAGGACTTCTTCGCCTTCTGGATCGCGTCGTAGAGCGTCGGGTTTCCGCCGGGGTCACCGCCACCAGTGCGCGCCGCCACCTCGATGTTCTTGATGAGCTTGGCGAACAGCTTTCCGCGCTTCGCGTCCTTCGCGGCCTTCTGGTGCTTGGTGGTGGCCCACTTGGAGTGACCCGACATCGGCGATCCTCGTCCCTGGTAGTGGTGAGTCCCGTCGAGGTCCGGTCGCTGGGCGGATCGAGCACCCAGGTCGCGGGACACGCCGACGGCTCGTCAATCTTACCGGTCCCGTCCACCGGGCCTATCCGACGGCGGTGCCTTCCACCTGCGTCCCGAGCTCACGGACGCTGCCGTCCCAGCCGGGACGCAGCCATGCGAGCAGCTCGACCAGCTCGACGGGGAACAGCTCGACCTCGACGGAGGCGAGGTCCTCCGGCCGCCACCACGCGACCTCGTCCATGAACGAGCGCTCGACGTCGGTCCAGCCCGTCCGGTCCAGCTCGGCGTCGCCGACGACGCGGTCGAGCCGGGCGAGGAAGAAGACCTCGTCCTGACGCACCGAGCGGGCGTAGAAGTCGAAGACGGCCCGCCGGGTGGCGACCGGACCCTGCAGGAGCTCGGGATCGATCCGCAGCCCCGTCTCCTCCGCGACCTCGCGGGCGGCGGCGGCGCGCGGCGACTCCCCCGGGTCGATGCCGCCCCCGACCGTGAACCACCAGGTGCGCTCGACCTGGTGGGCGTCGTGGCCGCGCACGAGCAGGACGCGGTCCTCGGCGTCGAGCAGCAGGACGCGCGCGGCGCGGCGGAACGGGATGCCGTCCGGTCCGAGCCGCCACTCCTCCCCCGGCAGCCAGTCCCGGGGCGCCTCGGTCATCGGGACGGCTCCGTCGGACGCAGCATCAGCCCAGCGGGCCGGCGGCGGTGAGGAAGGCCTGCCGGTCACCCCGGATCCGTCCGAGCAGCTCGGTCTCGGTCGTCGTGTGGGCGCGCAGGTCGGAGCGGCCGGTCGCGGCCCGCTGGCGCAGGTACGCGAGCGAGGTCGCGTCGCGGATGAACGACTTCATCGCGGTGCCGGCCCGCGGCCCCTTGCGCGCCGCCCACGCCCGCGCCTGGGAGCGCTGACGCAGCGACGCGATCATGGCGACCTCGTGCGGGGCGAACCAGCCGGCGGCGGCATACTCCCCGAGCCGCTGCGCGATGGCCGCCGCCTCCTGGCGCCGCAGCCAGAACGCGAGGATGACCGCCGCGGCGAACAGCGGCACCTGGACCAGGATGTAGAACGTGAAGAAGCTCGTCTCCCCGCCGAACCCGGCGAGCGTGGCGGAGGCGTTCCACAGCGCGTGCAGCAGCGCGGCCGAGAGCAGGCCGAGCGGGAACATCCACCAGGCCGCGTTCCGGTTCCGGCTGCGGCTCGCGATCCCGAGCGCGATGCCCGTGCACGCCGTGAACAGCACGTGCGCGAACGGCGAGAGCAGCCCGCGCATGACGAACGTGCTGGCGAGCGCCGACCCGGACGCGCCGAAGTAGAGGATGTTCTCGGTGAACGCGAACCCCGCCGCGACCACGGCGGCGTAGACGATGCCGTCGACCACGCCGTCGAAGTAGGAGCGGCGCATGAGGAAGATGACGAGGACACCGAGGCCCTTCGTCGTCTCCTCGACGATCGGCGCCGACACGACGGAGCTGACGACGTCGGCGACCACCGGGTCGCCGGTCAGCGCATAGGCCGTCTCGGCCACCCAGGTGTTGCCGTAGAACGAGAGGACGACGGAGACGCCGGCGCCCCACAGCAGCGCGAAGAGCAGCATGAGCTTCGGCTCGGGCTCCCAGCGGTCGAGCCACATGACCGCGGCGAGGACGACGATCAGCGGCAGGAGCGCCGCGACGAACGCGACGATGCCGTTGCCGATCCCGACGAGCGACAGGACGATCCACAGCCCCCACAGCGAGGCGAAGCCGACGAGCAGGAGGGCGATCGTCCCGCCGAGGCTCCCCCCGCCGGACGCGCTCCGCGGGTGCCACACCGACTGGACGGGCGGACCGGCGTAGGCGGGCGCGCCGTGGACCGGTCGCGCGGTCGCGGCCATGCCCGGGCGCTGCGGCGTCGGGTAGGAGGTCGGTGCCCCGTAGCCGCCGGGCGCCGGCGTTCCGTACGCACCGGCCGGCGGCGCGCCGTACGCGCCGGGCGCCGGCGTCTGGCCGCCCTGCTGGGCGCGATGGACGTCGGGATAGGGACCGCTCGGAGGAGTCGTCACGTCGAGCACCCTATCGGCGTCCGGGCCGGGACCGGCCAGCGCGACGCGGCCGGTCGCGACTCGGACCCGGCCGACCTCGACCTCGACCTCGCCGACCTCGTGCTCCGCCACCGAACGATCAGGGTCGACGTCCGTCACTCCGGATCAGTCGACGGTGCTGACGTTCGCCCGGCCCTGCGTCGACCTCGCCGACCTCGTGCTCCGCTACCGAACGGTCAGGGTCGACGTCCGTCACCGCGGGTCAGTCGACGGCGTCGTCCATCTCGAACGTCCGCGGCATCCGGGCGTGCCCGGCGAGCCGGAACAGCCGGACGCCCGGCTTGAGCCGGACGCGCCGCGTCTGCATGACGGCGTCGTTGTGGAACCGCCGGGCCAGCCCGACGCGGTGGGACGCCTGCGTCACCTCGACCACGAGCTGGTCCTCGGCGAACGACGGGTCCTCCTCGTCCTGCTCCAGGACGGCGCGCAGCACGCGCGTGAGATCGCTCTCGACGACCTCGCGCTCGGGGGTCAGCGTCGCCCGTCCGGGCTCGCGGTGCCCGCCGGCCGACGCGGCACGGTCGGCGTCGAGGTCGGCCTCCAGCGCCTCCGACAGCGCGGCGTCGGCCGCCGACGCGAGCAGGAGCGAGGACGCCGGGTCGAGCCGTCCCGACGCGGCCAGCTCGGCCGAGAGCCCGGCCCGGCGCAGGAGCTGGGCGTCCAGCGTCGCGCCCGTCCGGCTCACCTTCTGGTGCAGCAGGTCGATCCGGTTGGCGTGGGCGAGGGTGATCCACAGGAGCAGCGCGAGCACCCCCACGACGACGAGGGCGATCTCGGCGGTCACGGTGTCCTCCCCTCGCTCGTCCCGTCGGTCCTCGGCTCGGCCACGTCGTCCAGGACGGCGCGGGGGTCCTCGCCGACGGCCAGCCGGTAGACCTCGAGCACCTGCTGCGTCACGACGTCCCAGTCGTACTGCTCGCGCCACGTCGCGGCGTGGGCCCGGCGCCGGTCGGACTCCTCGCGGTCGGTCAGGGCGACGGCGACCGTCCGCGCCAGCTCCTCCGGGTCGCCGACGGGGAACGTGTACCCCGCGCGCCCCTCGTCGAGCACGCGGCGGAACGCCGGGATGTCCGACGCGACGACGACGGCGTCGGCGCCCATCGCCTCGACCAGGACGATCCCGAAGCTCTCGCCGCCCGTCTGCGGCGCCAGGTAGACGTCGGCCGAGCGCAGCAGCTCCGCCTTCTCCGCGTCGGTGATCTCGCCGAGCAGCTCGAGCGTCCCCGGGTGCCGCGCGTCGATCGCACGCGCCTCGGCGAGGTCGCCCCGCCCGGCCACCAGCACCCGCACGCCCGGCACCAGCTCGCGCAGCCGCGGCAGGGCCTCGAGCAGCACGCCGAGCCCCTTGCGCGGCTCGTCGGTCCGGCCGAGGAACACCACGGTCGGGCGCTCCGGCGTGCCCCGCCACTCCGGTCGCGGGCTCGCGGCGCGGAACTGGGCGAGCTCGACGCCGTTCGGGACGACGACGGCGTCGCCGCCGATGTGCTCGACGACGGTGCGCCGCGCCTCCTCGGATACGGCGATCCGGGCGGCGATCCGCTCGAGCGACGGCCGGAGCATCGGGTAGGCGATGTGCATCGCGCGGGACCGGTCGGTCGCGGTGTGGAACGTGCAGACGACCGCCGTCTCCGCGTTCCACAGCGCGAGCAGGCTGACGCTCGGGCTCAGCGGCTCGTGGATGTGCACGACGTCGAAGTCGCCGCGCTCGAGCCAGGCGTTGACCCGCCGCGCGGTGACCGGCCCGAACGCCAGGCGCGCGACGGAGCCGTTGTACCGGACGGCGACGCTGCGCCCGGTCCCGACGACGTAGTCCGGCAGGTCCGTGTCGTCCTCGGCCGGGGCGAGCACGCTCACCGTGTGCCCGAGGGCGATGAGCCGCGCGGCGAGGTCCTTCACGTGGATCTGGACCCCGCCGGGGGCGTCCATCGAGTACGGGCAGACGATTCCGATCCGCATCAGCTCGGCGCCCCCTCGGACGCTCGCGCGCGCTGCCGCGCGAGCCGGTCGGCGTCGAGGTCGGAGAGGAACACCTTCTGGAGCATGTGCCAGTCCTCCGGGTGCCGGGCGTAGGCGTCGAACAGGGCGGTCACCCACTCCTGCGTCACCAGGTCGAGCGGTCGCCGGCGACCGTCGGCGTCGCGGGTCGGGATCGCCGGCAGGAACTCGACGACCAGCCCCCACGGCGAGCCGGCGGCGCGGCGCCGCTCGCCGCGCAGCCGCTCGTAGTGGATCGCGACGGGCAGCAGCTCGTGCGAGCCGGTCGAGGCGAGCGCGGCCGGGCCGGCGGCGACGCGGGCTGCGTGCCCGGCGATCGTCACCTCGACGCCGTGCGCCGACAGGTCGCGGTCGGCCAGGAGCGGCACGATCCTCGGTCCGGTGCGCGCCTTGCGCACGAGCGTGCGGAACGTCCCGCCGCCCTTCTCGAACGGGACGATCTCGATCCCGAGCCCGGAGCGGAAGGCGAGGAACTCCTCGTAGAGGCCGTCCGGCAGCTTCTCCGCGACGGTGAGGACGGGCGCGATGTGCGCCCCAGCCCAGGCGCCGGCGAGGTCCCAGTTGCCGGAGTGCCCGAGGGCGAGGACGGCCGTGCCGGCGTCGTCCGTCACGCGCGTGACGCGCTCGACGCCGACGGGGCGGACGCGGGCCGCGATGCGTTCCGGCGTCCACCCGGGAAGCTGGAACGCCTCAGCGAAGTAGCGCAGGTAGGAGCGCATGCCGGCGCGGGAGCACCGGCGCAGCTCCCGCGGGTCGAGGTCGGGGCGCAGCCGGTGCAGGTTGCTCTGGAGCTGGCGGACGCCGCTGAGCCGGAGCGCCCACACGACGTCGGCCACGAGGTGCGCGCCGCCGCGGACGAGGGCGTCGGGCAGCCGGCGGACGTTGCGCCAGGCGAACGCGTAGAGGTCGGCCGTCCGCAGGCCGCTCATGCCTCGGCTCCGGCCGGCGGCGTCGCGTCACCGGCGGCGTCCGCCGCGCGGGCGCGGAGCTGGCGGCGCACGCCGAGGATGCGCTGGAACGCCGTGACGAGGGAGAGCGCGGCGAGCACCCAGAGCGTCACCTCGAGGACGACGAGCGGGAGCACGCTCATCCCGACGAACGCCGTGGCGACGAGCGTGATGACGAGCCGGTCGCTCCGCTCGGCGAGCCCGCCCGACGCCGTGCAGCCGATCGACTCGGCCTTGGCGCGGGCGTAGGGCACGATCCCGCCGAGCACGAGGCAGGCCAGCGCACCCCACACGCCCCAGGCGTGACCGTGCGCGGCGAGGTGGATCGCGAGCGCGACGAACAGCGCGCCGTCGGCGAACCGGTCCATCACGGAGTCGAGGAACGACCCCCACGCCCCGGCCGTCCCGGAGATCCTGGCCATCGTTCCGTCGAGGGAGTCGAAGAAGACGAAGAACGCGATGAGCCACGCGCCGCCGGCCAGCCGGCCCGTCGCGACGAGCCCGAGCGCGGCCGCGATGGTGCCGATCGTGCCGATGACGGTGACGGCGTCGGGGGTGAGCCCGATCCGCAGGAGCCCCTTGGCCAGCGGGGTGAACAGACGGCCGATGACGCCGCGCAGCCTGCCGAACATCGTCAGCTCTCCTTCTCGGGCGCCTGCGGCGCGTTCGCGTGGGTGTCCCAGCCGTCGTGGAGCGCGCGCCACGACTGGCCGAGCAGCTGCGGGAGCGGCTTCGTGCCGGCGACGATCGGCATGAAGTTCGCGTCCCCCTGCCACCGCGGCACGACGTGCTGGTGCAGGTGCGCGGCGATCCCGGCCCCGCCGACCGCCCCCTGGTTGACGCCGAGGTTGAACCCGGCCGGGGAGGAGACGCCCCGCAGCACCCGCATCGCCTGCTGCGTCAGCGTCGCGACCTCGACCAGCTCCGCCCGGTCCAGCTCGGGGTAGCCCGCCACGTGCCGGTACGGCACGACCATGAGGTGGCCCGGGTTGTAGGGGTAGAGGTTGAGCACCACGTAGGCGCGCTCGCCCCGGTGCACCACGAGGCCCGCCTCGTCGGTCATCGACGGGATGCGGCAGAACGGGCAGTCCCCCGCGTCCGTCGAGGCCGGCTTGTCCGCGCCATCGATGTAGACCATCCGGTGCGGCGTCCACAGTCGCTGGAACGGGTCGGGGTCCCCGGCGAGGTCCGCGGCCGACTCGACGGTCGCGTCCTCGCCGGGCGTCGTCCCGGCGGCGGTCGGCTGGTCGCTCACGCTCATCGCCTAGGCGGTGCGGTCCGCGATCGCCGTCGTGATGA encodes:
- a CDS encoding PrsW family intramembrane metalloprotease — encoded protein: MAEHEVGEVEVEVGRVRVATGRVALAGPGPDADRVLDVTTPPSGPYPDVHRAQQGGQTPAPGAYGAPPAGAYGTPAPGGYGAPTSYPTPQRPGMAATARPVHGAPAYAGPPVQSVWHPRSASGGGSLGGTIALLLVGFASLWGLWIVLSLVGIGNGIVAFVAALLPLIVVLAAVMWLDRWEPEPKLMLLFALLWGAGVSVVLSFYGNTWVAETAYALTGDPVVADVVSSVVSAPIVEETTKGLGVLVIFLMRRSYFDGVVDGIVYAAVVAAGFAFTENILYFGASGSALASTFVMRGLLSPFAHVLFTACTGIALGIASRSRNRNAAWWMFPLGLLSAALLHALWNASATLAGFGGETSFFTFYILVQVPLFAAAVILAFWLRRQEAAAIAQRLGEYAAAGWFAPHEVAMIASLRQRSQARAWAARKGPRAGTAMKSFIRDATSLAYLRQRAATGRSDLRAHTTTETELLGRIRGDRQAFLTAAGPLG
- a CDS encoding phosphatidylinositol mannoside acyltransferase encodes the protein MSGLRTADLYAFAWRNVRRLPDALVRGGAHLVADVVWALRLSGVRQLQSNLHRLRPDLDPRELRRCSRAGMRSYLRYFAEAFQLPGWTPERIAARVRPVGVERVTRVTDDAGTAVLALGHSGNWDLAGAWAGAHIAPVLTVAEKLPDGLYEEFLAFRSGLGIEIVPFEKGGGTFRTLVRKARTGPRIVPLLADRDLSAHGVEVTIAGHAARVAAGPAALASTGSHELLPVAIHYERLRGERRRAAGSPWGLVVEFLPAIPTRDADGRRRPLDLVTQEWVTALFDAYARHPEDWHMLQKVFLSDLDADRLARQRARASEGAPS
- the ruvC gene encoding crossover junction endodeoxyribonuclease RuvC, with product MLGVDPGLTRCGLGAVTATGRTVRIVDVGVVTTSPDLPLEARLVAVADALDTWLDRLAPDAVAVERVFAQSNVSTVTATAQVAGLAMVAAHRRGIPVALHTPSEVKAAVTGNGRAGKEQVTTMVTRVLGLDAPPRPADAADALALAICHAWRGGPVPVAALAGAPGGAAAPGGVASASSPGATGEPTSAQQRWLRAEASARRAGRRVVAAQRTVGR
- the pgsA gene encoding phosphatidylinositol phosphate synthase: MFGRLRGVIGRLFTPLAKGLLRIGLTPDAVTVIGTIGTIAAALGLVATGRLAGGAWLIAFFVFFDSLDGTMARISGTAGAWGSFLDSVMDRFADGALFVALAIHLAAHGHAWGVWGALACLVLGGIVPYARAKAESIGCTASGGLAERSDRLVITLVATAFVGMSVLPLVVLEVTLWVLAALSLVTAFQRILGVRRQLRARAADAAGDATPPAGAEA
- a CDS encoding YebC/PmpR family DNA-binding transcriptional regulator, whose amino-acid sequence is MSGHSKWATTKHQKAAKDAKRGKLFAKLIKNIEVAARTGGGDPGGNPTLYDAIQKAKKSSVPNENIDRAVKRGSGADGGGVDYETIMYEGYAPGGVALLVECLTDNRNRAAADVRVAFTRNGGSMADPGSVAYMFSRQGVVIVPKSEGLTEDDVLLAVLDAGAEEVNDLGEAFEVISPASDFVAVRKAVQDAGLDYDSAEAEFRPSVSIEVDVEGARRVLRLIEALEDSDDVQNVYANFDASDEVLAALDAED
- a CDS encoding HIT family protein; its protein translation is MSVSDQPTAAGTTPGEDATVESAADLAGDPDPFQRLWTPHRMVYIDGADKPASTDAGDCPFCRIPSMTDEAGLVVHRGERAYVVLNLYPYNPGHLMVVPYRHVAGYPELDRAELVEVATLTQQAMRVLRGVSSPAGFNLGVNQGAVGGAGIAAHLHQHVVPRWQGDANFMPIVAGTKPLPQLLGQSWRALHDGWDTHANAPQAPEKES
- the ruvA gene encoding Holliday junction branch migration protein RuvA, with amino-acid sequence MIALVRGEVAAIGLDHAVLVVSGVGMRVHATPNTLAGLRHGNEAELHTTLVVREDSLTLFGFLEVDERDTFEILQTVSGVGPRLALAMLAVHPPDALRQAVATEDLKALERVPGIGRKGASRIVLELGGRLGAPTGGGGVGGTATAVTAPSAVAEDVVVALQGLGWNAKVAADAVAGVLEAGDAPATDAGEILRAALRSLATDGR
- a CDS encoding NUDIX hydrolase, translated to MTEAPRDWLPGEEWRLGPDGIPFRRAARVLLLDAEDRVLLVRGHDAHQVERTWWFTVGGGIDPGESPRAAAAREVAEETGLRIDPELLQGPVATRRAVFDFYARSVRQDEVFFLARLDRVVGDAELDRTGWTDVERSFMDEVAWWRPEDLASVEVELFPVELVELLAWLRPGWDGSVRELGTQVEGTAVG
- a CDS encoding glycosyltransferase family 4 protein — protein: MRIGIVCPYSMDAPGGVQIHVKDLAARLIALGHTVSVLAPAEDDTDLPDYVVGTGRSVAVRYNGSVARLAFGPVTARRVNAWLERGDFDVVHIHEPLSPSVSLLALWNAETAVVCTFHTATDRSRAMHIAYPMLRPSLERIAARIAVSEEARRTVVEHIGGDAVVVPNGVELAQFRAASPRPEWRGTPERPTVVFLGRTDEPRKGLGVLLEALPRLRELVPGVRVLVAGRGDLAEARAIDARHPGTLELLGEITDAEKAELLRSADVYLAPQTGGESFGIVLVEAMGADAVVVASDIPAFRRVLDEGRAGYTFPVGDPEELARTVAVALTDREESDRRRAHAATWREQYDWDVVTQQVLEVYRLAVGEDPRAVLDDVAEPRTDGTSEGRTP